ATCCATCCTGTTTTCTCCATCCAGCTCGTTTTTTTCTGTCTATTCGTTAGCGGCACCCCTGTTTCAAGCGATCTCAACCAGCTCATCCGCCCCGTCCAGAACCCGGCGGACCATATCGGCCAGGTCGGACAGGATCACCGGCTTGAGCAGCAGGCCTTTGATTCCCAGATCCGCGGCAATATCCCTGTTCAAGCGTTCACTGAAACCCGTGCAGATGATCACGGGGATATCCGGACGGATCCGGACCATTTCCTGGGCCAGCTGTTCTCCGTTCATACCGGGCATGGACATATCCGCCAGCACCAGGTCAAATTGTCTCGGGTTTTTTTTGAATGCTGCCAGGGCCTCCCGACTCACGCTAAATCCCGTGATCCGGTATCCCAAACGTTCCAGAGCCTGTTGCAGCATCCGAACGATCACGGGTTCATCATCCACCACCAGGACGTGTTCGTTTCCGACGGGCACCGGCTCTTTTTTTTCAGACGGTTCTTCTTCAGCCTCATCGGAAATGACCGGCAGATACACATCGAACTTGCTGCCCTTTCCCAGTTTGGTGTGGACCGTGACATCTCCCTTACACTGCCTGACGATCCCCAGGACCACGGACAGGCCGAGCCCGGTGCCCCGGCCCGGTTCCTTGGTGGTGAAATAGGGATCGAAGATTTTTTTCAGACTCCCGGGATCCACCCCGCACCCGTTGTCTGACACGGAAAACCGGACATAAGGACCCGGGGCCGGGGCAGTGCCGGTGTTGTCGACCAGGGGCGCCAAATCCGGGGGCATGGCCGTCACCGATGTCAGGGACACATGGATTTTGCCGCTGGAAGAGCCCACCGCATGATAGGCATTGGTGATCAGGTTCATGGCGATCTGATGCAGCTGGGTGGGATCGGCCAGGACCATGCCGCAGTCGGGCTGAATATCCCGGGTGATGGAGATGTCCGACGGAATGGTGGCCCGGCACAGCTTGATCACCTCCTTGAGGACCAC
Above is a window of Desulfotignum balticum DSM 7044 DNA encoding:
- a CDS encoding response regulator — translated: MGSLAGGIAHDFNNLLFPIIGLSEMMLADMTPGTPEHENTQEILRAGRRGKELVKQILTFSRRNESQRMPVRFDVVLKEVIKLCRATIPSDISITRDIQPDCGMVLADPTQLHQIAMNLITNAYHAVGSSSGKIHVSLTSVTAMPPDLAPLVDNTGTAPAPGPYVRFSVSDNGCGVDPGSLKKIFDPYFTTKEPGRGTGLGLSVVLGIVRQCKGDVTVHTKLGKGSKFDVYLPVISDEAEEEPSEKKEPVPVGNEHVLVVDDEPVIVRMLQQALERLGYRITGFSVSREALAAFKKNPRQFDLVLADMSMPGMNGEQLAQEMVRIRPDIPVIICTGFSERLNRDIAADLGIKGLLLKPVILSDLADMVRRVLDGADELVEIA